In Kosmotoga arenicorallina S304, the sequence GGGGTGAAATTTTCCTTTGAAATATTTTGATACTCATTATTTGAAATGATACAGAATCCGCTTCCGTATTCAATGAAAAAGGATCCGTAATCCCTGATTTCCTTGGTTAGCCTTTTTGTCCCGAAAAAATAAGAATATTCACTTTCGGGTATTGCGTTTTTCCCGGTTTCTATACGGGCATAGAGAACGAGCTTCTGATATTGTGAGTAATCAACAGAAACCAATCCCAGTTTTCCTTTTCTAGCGATATAGCTCCAGGTACCAAGTCCGAGTTCTTTTGCGTGTTCTATTACGGCACTTGCATGTGAGATCGCTTTCAGTCTTTCAGCAGCATCTTGTAATGGCTCATAAAGAGCGGGTACAGTGCGAAAAAGAGGAGCCGGGATTCTCTTGAAAAGCTGCTCTTTGTTATCTATACCCGCTTTATAAAGGATAAAAACACCGAATAATAAAGCTATTAAAGAGAGAATAAGCACATAACCGGCAAAGCGCATATTATTTTAGTTTTTCTTCGATAACTTTTAGGGCTTCTTTGAGCTGAACATCATTATCAGGATCCAGCTCAACCTTTGACACCGTGAGCTCGCTATTGTTATTTGTGCTGATTGTGGCTTCGACGGTTATATCAGGTTCAATGCCTTCTAAGTGAATGTCGGAACCATTTGGTGTAAGATAATGCGCTGTTGGCAACCAGATTTCCCCTCCGTTAGATAAGTGGTAAACAGTTTGTACTGCTGCTTTACCAAAGGTCTTTGTTCCAACGACCGTTGCAATACCGTGGTCTTTTAACGCACCGGTAAGGATTTCGGAAGCAGATGCACTACCACCATTTACTAGAATTACCATGGGTTTAGCTTTGAGCAATTCACTGAAATATCCGCCCCAGGATCGGTAAACTTCCTTGGATCCTTCCCTGTCCTTAATAGTGATAACCGTTTTCCCTTCAGGAAGAATCAGGCTTGCTATTCGCAAGACACTGCTTAAAAGACCACCGGGATTGTTTCTCAGGTCTATTATTAGACCATCGGAGTTGATTACGTTGCTCAGTGCCTTTTGAAATTCTTCATAGGTCGGTTCGCTGAATTGGGTTATCCTTATATAGCCAACTTTATTTCCAGAATAATCAATGTGCGAATATTTCACCGTCTTAATCTTGATCTCTGCTCGTGTGATGGTTATCATCAAAGGTTCTTCAACCCCTTTTCTGAGAACCTTTACCTCCACCTTTGTATCAGGCTCTCCTCTAAGGAGATTGACTGATTCGTAGTATCCTGTTTCTGAAACAAGATGGCCATCTATTTCCACGATGAGATCGCCTGTAAGGAGTCCTGCTTTTTCAGCAGGGCTATCTACCATAGGAGCAACTACCTCGAGGCAATCATATTCTGTATTGTATTGAACGACCGCCCCAATTCCTCCGTATTCAGACTTCGTATCAATAACGTTTTCGTTAGTTTCAATTGGGGTAAAATACCACGCAAAGGGGTCTTTGAGCCCTTTCATTACGCCTTTCAAGGTTTCATTCAAAATGGTGTCATAATCAATATTTTCCACATCGTAATAAGACTTCTGGACATAGTTCATTATCTCAAAAATCGGCTGAAACTTTGTGAGCATTTCTTCGTATTTCAGGCTTTTAAATGCTCCAAATACAAAAATGCTGGCAATCAGCGCCGTTATAGCAACCATTTTAAAGATCTTTCTACTCTTCATATTTTTCGCCTCCCCTAGAGACTTTTACTCCAAAGATTAAATAAGCAGTGTGCCCGACCATTCTATCTTCCGGTCTGAACCTTTTTGGATTTGTTTTCATCTTTCTGATAAAGGTTTCCCAAACCTCTATATCAACAACCTCTTTTTCATTTAGAGATTCGAGTACTGATTGAACCTGATTGACAGTAGGACAGAGAACGCAAAGCCTTCCTCCGCCTTTGAGTGAGGAAAGGACTTCACTCAAATAGGGAACTGGATCGGGAACATCCAGAAAAAATGCATCTGCTCCTTTTTCATCAATGCCGTCTCCTATGTCTTTTAATTTGAACTCTACCCTATCCCCTATCCCGAGCTGATCGATGTTTTCTCTTGCGCGTTCCAGAAATTTTTCTCTTCTCTCATAGGAAACTACTTTTCCTTTTGAGCCGACATATCTTGCAAAAGCACCGGTCATTGAACCGCTACCCGAGCCACATTCAATTACAAGATCTCCTTCTTTTATATCAAGCATCAGGATGATAAAGCCCATATCTTTCGGGTACACGATTTGTGTTCGCCGATTCAAATTGAATACATAATCAACGATACCAGGTTTTAAGATGTGAGCTTTGCTCCTGCCTATTTTAATTGTGTCTCCATATTCTTTACCGATGATTTCCTCGTGCAAAATGTTGCCAAGATGTGTACCGAATATACTGCCTTCTCTCAATGTTATCAAATAACGAGAACCATCATCAGTGAGCACAAGTACCCTATCACCGACTCGAATCAAGATCAAAACCTCCTGAGTTTCATTATGCTTTCTATAAGGGCATCGAGTTCGGAGATGTCACCCTTTTCATTCATCTCAACTATGCATTTATGGGCGTAGCTTTTTGCCACGAGCTCAGAGACTTTCGACAAAGCTGAAACAACCGCGGACACCTGTATCAATATATCGCTGCAATCGCGTTCTTCTTCTATCATTCGTTGGAGACCACGAACCTGCCCCTCTATCCTCTTTAGCCGTTTCACCAGATCTTCCTTTGAAATTTCCTCCATCTAATCATTCTCCTTTCTCGCTAATATCTAAATGTGCTTCCGCCTATGAATTCTCTCAATATTGAAGTTCGTGGGATTTCTTCCATAGCAGTAACCGGTAAGAAGTAATCGATGAATCTAAGCAACCGCTTGGCTTCTGCGAATTCCGGCCTTGAATTGTCTATTTGCAGAAGCAGTGGTTCAGCGAACATCTTCAATACCGCCAGCTCGTATATAAGAGCTGAATTGAACATCACATCGGCCTGTTCCTGGAAGGGGAATATATATTTTTCTTCACCTTTCCTGACGTTTCCCCACATTTTTATTGTATCAAGAGCAGTGTGCCCGCGGTAACGATAATCCCTCACTATTCTTCTCAGTAATCTGACATCTGTGGTGGGAATTCTGTTCATATCATCGAGATTCATCTGAGTCAGGGCACTTACATATATCTTAAATTTTTTCTCAGGCGGAACATCTTTGCTCAGTTGTTCGTTAAGTCCGTGTATCCCTTCAACGATTATGGGTTGATCTTCATCAATTTTTATGGAATTTTTTCTAAATCCGCTTTTCCCCTTTCTGAAATCGAAACTTGCCAGATGCACTTCTTTTCCTTCCATCAGCTGATTCATCTGCTCGTTGAACAGTTCAAGGTTTAATGCATTTATAGATTCAAAATCATAATTTCCGTCTTCATCTTTTGGTGTTTTCTCTCGATCGACGAAGTAATCATCCAGAGAAATTTGTATTGGACGAAAACCGAGAACTTTAAGGTGGAGCATGAGCCTTTTCGAAAAGGTGGTCTTCCCTGAGCTCGATGGGCCTGCAATCAATATCAACCTTGTTTTTTTCCTTTTTCCTATTTCGTCGGCGATGTTGGCAATCTTCTTTTCATGAAGAGCTTCGGCAATTCTTATCAATTCTGCTGTTTCATCATCTCCTGAAGCGATAATACTGTTTAGCTCACCCACCGTTTTTACGCCGAGTATTTTTCCCCAATTTTCATGTTCCATAAAGACATTAGCGAGTTTAGGGCGGTCAGAAAATTCCGGAACTTTTGATGGAGAACTGTTGGTTGGAAGGTTGAGAATGAAGTACTTTTTCTTATAGGGAAGCAACTTGAACCATTTCAAATTGCCTGTCGAAACAGGCATATAGCCATAATAATAATTAAAAAACTCACCACAGCGGTAGATGTTAACGGTGCTTTTTTTTTCGGTATTTGAAGAGAATGGCTTTTTCCCGCTGGTTGTCCTCCGAAAAGAGTTTAATTGCTTCGAACTTGTTGATAGTTTCTTTAATGAAGGGGAGGTCCAGTTCGACTATTTTTTGCATTTCTGATTCAATGGCCTTTAGGTCAAGGATGCCCTTCTTCATATCCGGAACTTCACACACCAGACCGGAGCCGAGCGAATGATGAACGTAAAGCTTGACCTTTCCGTATAGCTGCCTTACAGCCATAAAGAGGACAAAGAGAATACCTCGTGTGTATATTCTCAGACCGTCTCTATCCCTCAAATCAGCGAATTCAATCTCAACATTCTGATATATCTTTTTTATCAATTCGGCGATGGAATTATTCAATCTTGCAGCCATAATGGGCGAGTCAAACTTATCCTGGTAAAATTTCGCGATTTCTGAGAGGGCAATTCCCTCTGGAAAAAAGCCTTCTTCATTGAGGTTTTTTACTTTGACTTTAATTTGTTTCACGCTTTCATCCCCCTTGCAATCTTGACACCTAAAAAGGGTGGTGTTAGAATCTTTATGTACTGTATTGGGGCGTAGCCAAGTTGGTAAGGCATCAGATTTTGGCTCTGAGATTCGGAGGTTCGAGTCCTCCCGCCCCAGCCAGAACTAAAACGGGGTGGCCTGGCCACCCCGTTTGTTTTATTCAGTGGCTTCTGATGTGGGTGATGCTGAAGGCGTTTTTAAGAGTCCCTCAATTATTGAAATTCTTGAATTTATGTTTTCGTCGCCGGGCATTAAATTATCCAGTTCTTCGAGATAGCGTTTTTCACCCATAAGGTAAAGCTGATATACAGGTGTATCCGCATAAACATTTGCCAGTTTCTCATAGGCATCCACAAGTAAGAAAAGCGAATTCAATTTTAGATCTGTGGCTACATCTGTGGGATTGATAATTTTCTGATTGAGCTCCTGTTCAATGCTCTGAAGGGGATAATCTATAAGGAAACTTCTGGCACTATCTCCAAAATATTGCTTGTAGTAGTTTACATAGCTTTCCAGTGTTGAAGGATCCATAAGCAGTGGTTTTAAATTCTGATTGTATTTTTGCTCATTGAATCTGTAAACGATTTCGGGGTTTGTGTTGTCCACATTGTATGCATATTCAACCACTTTGCTGGAATAGGGTATGTTTTCATAGAGGAACATGACAACGCTCTTAAACTTTGAGTTTAGGCTTTCTTTCACTGTTTCGAGTTCAGCGAGCCTTTCTGTGACGGCATCTTTTTCTGCCAGTCCCAGTTCTTCTTCGTAGTCCTTCAGCCTTTTTGCATCTGAGTACAAAGTCTTCAGCGCATCATCTGTGCTATCAGATAATTCATCAATTTTGCTCTGGATATCCTCGGTAGAGAGGGAGAGCACAGTTGCTGGGAGGCTTTCGTATAACTTTTCCATGTCCTTCAATTTGTAAATTTCTGAATCGAGGTTATTTAGCTTTTCATCGGCGAGTTGCACGTAAAGAGCCGGGACGAGGAAACTGCTTGAAATGATTATATTTCCTTCAGAATCGAAAAGTGTGCTTTCGAGCTTTTCAAAGAATGCGGTTTTTGCTTCTTCACTATCAGCTTTTTTGTATTCTTCATAGAGCTTGAGATCAGGCTCATTAATAACATAGCCAAAAGCTTCCTTGGTTTTGTATTCTTTGAGCCAGTTGGTGAACTCCTGATTCTGGTAATCACTTTTCACCTGATCATAAACAGAACTCTTCACCAGTTCATCATAGGTATCAAAAGTGGTTTTGGTGGCTACTTCTATGAGATGATAGCCATATTGGGTTTCTACCGGACCTACGATGACTCCGGGAGTAGCGCTGAAAGCTGCTTCTTCAAATTCAGGAATCATTTGGCCATGCCCAAAGCTGCCAAGGCTTCCTCCAAGGGAAGCAGATTGCGCGTCAATTGAGAACTCACTTGCTGCCTCGGAGAAAGAAATTTTGCCACTCTCAATCATGCTTTTTATCTCAGTGGCACTGGCCTCAGAGTCAACAAGTATGTGACTTGCATCAACTTTTTCGTATTGGTTCTTGATTTCCTCTTTGCTTTCTTCAAAATACTTCTTTACGTCGTTATCGATATTCGGGAAAACATCCTGAACAACCTTTGTCCTCAATAGATCGCCCGCGACATATTTTTCGACCAGGTTCCTGAAAGCATCTACCGAACCATAAAGCTGTTCTATCTGAAGTTTGTACTGATCGTTGGAAATGTATTGATTTACTATTTCGTCAACCTTAGCATTCAATTCTTCTTTTGTTGGGTATATTCCTTTGTCCAAAGCGTAGTAACTCAATATCTTTTGATCCACGAGGTTTGTTAATATGCCGTACCTGTAATCTATCTCGCTGGGAAGCTGTGAATCACCAAAATACGGGTCGAGTACTACACCCTGCCGTTTCAAGTTGTTTAAAGCGTCTTGAACTTCACCTGTAAACTCCGTATAAGTTATCCAGTATCTCTCATCATCAAGGGGAGAGCCGGCTTTTGTTAAATAAGCCACTGTATCCTCGATCTTAAGGCTTCCACTCGCTGGGTTTGGATTGTTGTTCCTGCTTGACATAAAAGTGGCTACCGACCACCATATAACTCCCGCTGCAAAAAGCACAGCGATCGCCCAGATAACTGGGACTTGAATTTTTCTGAGCCAGTGTCTTCTGTGCATCAATTCTCCCTCCACTCACCGTGATATCTACTATATCAACCAATAAGGGGAGGCATGCAACAGCCACCTCCCCCTGACAATATCAAATTATATCATAGCTAAAGCAAAAAAAATCAAAGTGCATGGCTTGTATCGAAAAAAATCTTCCGTTAAACGCCAGGCGAAATCTATCATTCGTGATTTGAAAATCAACCGGCATATATTCTGTAATCTATGTCCTTGAAAATGCCATCTATCCACTCAAGTGTCTCTAATTCATTTGGGTCAAGGGTATTATTTTTGAGTCTGTTGAGCAGGTCATTGAACCTTTTAATATGCGTTTTTGTCCTGTTTACGGCATATTCAACGGTTGTTCCTGTTGTCATTATGAAAGCCCAATCGCTTGATTGAGCTAACAGCAATTCCCTTGCCATCTGGTTAAGGGCTCTAATTTTCAGGCTGTCTTTTTCATTGTAGTATTCTCTTGCCAGAAAGATCATTTTCTCTATCATTTCGTCAAGATGCCGATAAATCCAATCATTCTTTCCGTTCAACCATACTTCATTATAACCGTTGGCACCCCAGGTGGATGCAGCGGGAGTCACTTCCTGTATAGTTTTTATATGACCGATCACTTCAGTAGGTGTTGCAGGAGTAATCTCTTTAATACCGGCAATTGCTCTAAAAAACTCTTCTATAAATTTGGGTCCTTCGAACCACCAATGACCAAAAAGCTCTGCATCAAAAGGGGCTACAACAACAGGTTCCACTCCATCAAAAGCTTCATAGAGCCTCTGGATTTGATCCCTTTTCTTTGTTGCGAAATCATGCGCATGCTCTTTGGTAGCATTAAAGGCTTCATCGATATCGTAATAATCTTTCTGGTTCAAACCCACATCCTTTGATGTTATCTTGTGATATTTGATGCCTGTGTTGTGCCTTTCACCGCTTGGATCAACATATGGGGCAACATACCAATCCTCACGATCAAAGCCAACATCTCTGTAAAATTCCCTGTAACGGCTATCGCCTGGATATCCAATTTCCGCACTCCAAACTTGCTGGCTGGATTCCGGATCCCTCGCAAACACAAAAACTCCTGAAGGAGTGATTACCGGCCTGTATACACCATATCTTGCTGTCGGTTCTGAAAACCATAAGGCGTGGGAATCCACGAAGAAAAAGGAAAGGTTGTTTCTCTTCAAATGTTCATCGACTCCTGGCATATAACCGCATTCGGCAAGCCAGATGCCTTTTGGCTGGGTACCCGTGTGCTTTCGGTATGTGTCAACCCCGAGCTTAATTTGAGCGTTAACCGCTTCGGGATATCTTGCCATCAAAGGTAAAAATCCATGAGTTGCATTACATGTTATTATCTCGAGGTTTCCATCACGCTGAAATTCCATAAAGGCTGAAACAATGTCTCCGTTTATCGATTCGTACAGCTCTTTCAATGCCTTGAAATCTTCGAGGTAGAATTTCGCCATTTTATGCTTTTTGGGATGTTCATCAGCAGTTCTTTTAACTTCTTTTTCAGATAGCTCGATGAGCTTGCTAATATGGGAGAGATATTTCCTTTTCAGATCGCGGTTGGAAAGCATTTCCATAAGTGGTGGGGTAATGCTCATTGTAATTTTATAAGGAATATTATCCTGTTTTAGTTTTCTGAAAACTCTCAGCAAAGGCAAATAAGTTTCACTTATGGCTTCAAAAAGCCATTTTTCTTCCATGAATTCGGGAAAATCCGGGTGATTGACATAAGGCAAATGTGCATGAAGCATTAAAACAAAATACCCCTTACTCATGCTTGGCACCACCACTTATATGGTCTCCGAGATATTTAACGAATTCTTCCGATGAAGGATTCATAAAACTGGTAACAGGTACGCCTATGTTTTTTTCATAGAAGCTTTTTTCGTCATCACTAACGACAACTTCCCTTGCTTTTCGTGCTGAAAGGTCTATCCACTTTTCAGTTTTCCCGAATTTGGGATGGTCAGAAGGTGTTCGCACGAGGTTTGAACGTAATAAAGGGAAGAATTCTCCTGATTTGTAATATCCTATTTCAGCAAGGTAATCCGCATCTGAAAGGTCAACATTAAAATACCAGTTTCCTGCGAAAGATGAAATTTGAATTTCCTTTGTTCTATGAGCGTTTTTTCCATTGAAAATTATGTTTGTGACATCATGAAGCCTTAACACCGGTTTCTCGGCGAGCAACCTTTGAATCAAGCCGGAAGAAAAATCCCAGTATGCGTAAACCCACTTTGGGTTAACCGGGAGCAGGACAAGCTTATCCTTGCCATAACTATCAGGTATATCAAAATCCATTGGTAGTGAAGGGTGCTGCTCTTTAGATTCATGTTGTTTAGAAGTGGTAGAAGAAACGCTTTTTACCATTTCCAATTCTTTTTTCAGTAGCTTCAATAGATCGCGCTTTTTCATAGTTCGCCTGATTCTCAGCCCCAGCATTTTAGCGAATTTTCTTATTTCCTGGATGCTTGGAGACGAATCGAGAAACTCTTTTAGCTTGTTTTGGTCCATAAAAAATCCCTCCCGTGCCATGTCATCAAAAGCTATATTTAATAATATCACAGCATGAGAGGTAATTACAAGTGGATATTGTCAGATATCTCGTTATATTTTTGATTTTCTTTATGAGATAACCTTAAATCCTATAATTCAATCAATTTTTCTTCTATAAAATTCGCCATAAAATCCCCATCAACTTTAAATTGTGCACCGGTTTCCAGAATCTTAACTGTTACAAGACCTTTTTCGATCTCCTCTTCGCCGATGATAAGAGCTATTTTTGCCCCTATTCTCGAAGCGTGCTTCATCCTGTTTCGAAGATTCCGGTCCATCACATCTACAAAAACGGATATATTTTTTCTCCTTAAACGCCTTGCGTATTCAAAAGCAAGTGTGAAAGCATTTTCTAACATCGGCAGAACTGCAATGGAAGCTATCTCCTCTGTTTCGGGCTTGATCCCCATGCTTTTCAAAACCATTATTATCCTTTCGATTCCTGCTGCAAAGCCAACTGCTGGAACGCTTTTCCCACCAACATACTCCACGAGGCCGTCATACCGGCCACCACCGAGTATCTGATTTTGACTACCGAGGGATTCTGCTCTTATTTCAAAGGCTGTTTTTGTATAATAGTCCAGACCTCTAACCAGTTTTGGATCTATTTCATAGTCAATATCGTTAGCACTTAACAGTTTTTGGAGTTCATTGAAGTGATTGGAACATTCATCGCAAAGGTATGTGTGGATTGACGGTGCATTTGCTGCAACCCCTTCATCAATCTTACAATCAAGAAGGCGCATTACATTGCTGTTGTAGCGTCTTTTACAATCCGTGCAAAGACCGTCTATTTTATCAGCATAGTAATCCTTAAGGGCTTCCTTATATTTCGGACGACACTTTGTGCATCCCACGGTGTTTATATAAAGCTTTGCGTCATCGATTTTCAATTTTTTCAGGAGATTCATTGCGAATTCTATTACTTCATAATCGGCTGTGGGATGAGAAGAACCAAGTGTTTCAACACCAATTTGATGAAATTGCCTTAACCTGCCGGCTTGCGGCCTTTCGTATCTGAACATGGGGCCAACATAGTAAAGTTTTATTGGTGCGCCAAGGTTTACAAAACCATTTTCCACAAAAGCCCTCGCAACACTTGCGGTACCTTCGGGCCTGAGAGTTATGGATCTTCCACCTTTGTCTTCGAAGGTGTACATCTCCTTTTGCACGACATCGGTGGATTCCCCTACGCTACGCTTAAAAAGTTCGGTAGCTTCAAAAATTGGTGTCCTGACCTCCTGAAAAGCGTAAAGTCTTGTAACTTCTCTTATGGCATTTTCAACATAGTGCCAATATTTCATCTCTTCAAAATAAATATCCTGGGTTCCTTTTATTCTCTTAATCATATGCTTCCATCCTTTCAGCCCTTTAGTTTTTCTTCTTTTGTAAGTGCAAGCTTCGCATCTTTTATCATTTTCGTTATTCCATATACAATTACCAGAAACTCCAGACGTCCCAGAAACATTCCCGCTGTTTCAGTCCAAATTATTCCGAGCGGT encodes:
- a CDS encoding S41 family peptidase translates to MKSRKIFKMVAITALIASIFVFGAFKSLKYEEMLTKFQPIFEIMNYVQKSYYDVENIDYDTILNETLKGVMKGLKDPFAWYFTPIETNENVIDTKSEYGGIGAVVQYNTEYDCLEVVAPMVDSPAEKAGLLTGDLIVEIDGHLVSETGYYESVNLLRGEPDTKVEVKVLRKGVEEPLMITITRAEIKIKTVKYSHIDYSGNKVGYIRITQFSEPTYEEFQKALSNVINSDGLIIDLRNNPGGLLSSVLRIASLILPEGKTVITIKDREGSKEVYRSWGGYFSELLKAKPMVILVNGGSASASEILTGALKDHGIATVVGTKTFGKAAVQTVYHLSNGGEIWLPTAHYLTPNGSDIHLEGIEPDITVEATISTNNNSELTVSKVELDPDNDVQLKEALKVIEEKLK
- a CDS encoding tRNA (adenine-N1)-methyltransferase; this translates as MIRVGDRVLVLTDDGSRYLITLREGSIFGTHLGNILHEEIIGKEYGDTIKIGRSKAHILKPGIVDYVFNLNRRTQIVYPKDMGFIILMLDIKEGDLVIECGSGSGSMTGAFARYVGSKGKVVSYERREKFLERARENIDQLGIGDRVEFKLKDIGDGIDEKGADAFFLDVPDPVPYLSEVLSSLKGGGRLCVLCPTVNQVQSVLESLNEKEVVDIEVWETFIRKMKTNPKRFRPEDRMVGHTAYLIFGVKVSRGGEKYEE
- a CDS encoding metal-sensitive transcriptional regulator, which produces MEEISKEDLVKRLKRIEGQVRGLQRMIEEERDCSDILIQVSAVVSALSKVSELVAKSYAHKCIVEMNEKGDISELDALIESIMKLRRF
- a CDS encoding peptidylprolyl isomerase produces the protein MHRRHWLRKIQVPVIWAIAVLFAAGVIWWSVATFMSSRNNNPNPASGSLKIEDTVAYLTKAGSPLDDERYWITYTEFTGEVQDALNNLKRQGVVLDPYFGDSQLPSEIDYRYGILTNLVDQKILSYYALDKGIYPTKEELNAKVDEIVNQYISNDQYKLQIEQLYGSVDAFRNLVEKYVAGDLLRTKVVQDVFPNIDNDVKKYFEESKEEIKNQYEKVDASHILVDSEASATEIKSMIESGKISFSEAASEFSIDAQSASLGGSLGSFGHGQMIPEFEEAAFSATPGVIVGPVETQYGYHLIEVATKTTFDTYDELVKSSVYDQVKSDYQNQEFTNWLKEYKTKEAFGYVINEPDLKLYEEYKKADSEEAKTAFFEKLESTLFDSEGNIIISSSFLVPALYVQLADEKLNNLDSEIYKLKDMEKLYESLPATVLSLSTEDIQSKIDELSDSTDDALKTLYSDAKRLKDYEEELGLAEKDAVTERLAELETVKESLNSKFKSVVMFLYENIPYSSKVVEYAYNVDNTNPEIVYRFNEQKYNQNLKPLLMDPSTLESYVNYYKQYFGDSARSFLIDYPLQSIEQELNQKIINPTDVATDLKLNSLFLLVDAYEKLANVYADTPVYQLYLMGEKRYLEELDNLMPGDENINSRISIIEGLLKTPSASPTSEATE
- a CDS encoding glycoside hydrolase family 57 protein; the encoded protein is MSKGYFVLMLHAHLPYVNHPDFPEFMEEKWLFEAISETYLPLLRVFRKLKQDNIPYKITMSITPPLMEMLSNRDLKRKYLSHISKLIELSEKEVKRTADEHPKKHKMAKFYLEDFKALKELYESINGDIVSAFMEFQRDGNLEIITCNATHGFLPLMARYPEAVNAQIKLGVDTYRKHTGTQPKGIWLAECGYMPGVDEHLKRNNLSFFFVDSHALWFSEPTARYGVYRPVITPSGVFVFARDPESSQQVWSAEIGYPGDSRYREFYRDVGFDREDWYVAPYVDPSGERHNTGIKYHKITSKDVGLNQKDYYDIDEAFNATKEHAHDFATKKRDQIQRLYEAFDGVEPVVVAPFDAELFGHWWFEGPKFIEEFFRAIAGIKEITPATPTEVIGHIKTIQEVTPAASTWGANGYNEVWLNGKNDWIYRHLDEMIEKMIFLAREYYNEKDSLKIRALNQMARELLLAQSSDWAFIMTTGTTVEYAVNRTKTHIKRFNDLLNRLKNNTLDPNELETLEWIDGIFKDIDYRIYAG
- a CDS encoding DUF4912 domain-containing protein, with amino-acid sequence MDQNKLKEFLDSSPSIQEIRKFAKMLGLRIRRTMKKRDLLKLLKKELEMVKSVSSTTSKQHESKEQHPSLPMDFDIPDSYGKDKLVLLPVNPKWVYAYWDFSSGLIQRLLAEKPVLRLHDVTNIIFNGKNAHRTKEIQISSFAGNWYFNVDLSDADYLAEIGYYKSGEFFPLLRSNLVRTPSDHPKFGKTEKWIDLSARKAREVVVSDDEKSFYEKNIGVPVTSFMNPSSEEFVKYLGDHISGGAKHE
- the hisS gene encoding histidine--tRNA ligase, giving the protein MIKRIKGTQDIYFEEMKYWHYVENAIREVTRLYAFQEVRTPIFEATELFKRSVGESTDVVQKEMYTFEDKGGRSITLRPEGTASVARAFVENGFVNLGAPIKLYYVGPMFRYERPQAGRLRQFHQIGVETLGSSHPTADYEVIEFAMNLLKKLKIDDAKLYINTVGCTKCRPKYKEALKDYYADKIDGLCTDCKRRYNSNVMRLLDCKIDEGVAANAPSIHTYLCDECSNHFNELQKLLSANDIDYEIDPKLVRGLDYYTKTAFEIRAESLGSQNQILGGGRYDGLVEYVGGKSVPAVGFAAGIERIIMVLKSMGIKPETEEIASIAVLPMLENAFTLAFEYARRLRRKNISVFVDVMDRNLRNRMKHASRIGAKIALIIGEEEIEKGLVTVKILETGAQFKVDGDFMANFIEEKLIEL